The stretch of DNA ACTTAGAGACAGTTTGATCGCATTATTGGGGTTTTGTCTAGGGAGGGAAGCGCGGTGTGGATTGACCGTCCCGGCACCCGCGCCTACGCTGGCGCCATGCGTTGGGACGACCTTTTTGGCGATATGGAGGCACAGCTGGCCGCCGGTGAGCGGCTGGATTTTGACGCGGACGTGGCGGAGCGGGCGCGGGCGGACGCGGCGGGAGTGGAACTGGGGGACCGGCTCCGCGGGTCGTTGGGCCTCCGGATCGGGATCCACCTCGCGTCCGGAACCAGCTTCGAGGGGGTCCTGAGCTATGTCGGAAGCCAGTCGCTGGTGCTCGACGAGCCGCGACACCAGGTCCTCATACCCCACGCGGCGGCGGTGCGCTATTCCGGGCTTTCCCGGCTCGCCGTGACGGAGCCGTCCGCGGTCCGGCAACGGCTCGGCCTTGCCAGTTCGTTGCGTGCCCTGGCACGGGACCGGGCGAGCCTGACCGTCCTGGTGGTGCGGGGACCGGGGGAGTCGGTGCTCCACGGGGTGATCGACCGCGTCGGGCGGGACTTCCTGGACTTTGCCGTGACGCAGGCCGGTGAGGACCGCCGTGCCGCGAACGTCCGCCAGACGGCGACCATCCCGTTCGCAGCCCTTGCGGGTCTCAGGTCCGCCCGGGGCCCGGACAGCCAGCCGTAGCTCTCCGCTCGGGCCGGCTTCTCAGGCCGGCGTCAGGGGGGAATCCGAGGCGTCAGGCGCGGGTGCGCGACGGTGCCATCCGCTCAGACAGATTTGGACTTGGCCTCTTCGATCATCCGGCTGGCCTCGGCATAGCGCTCCTGGATGTACTGCTCCAGCATGGTCTCCTCAACGCGCCACTGGCCGCGTCCGCCCACCTGGATAGCCTTGAGCTCTCCGCTGCGGACCAGCGCATAGGCAGCAGGGGAGTTGATCTGGAGCTGCTCGGCAACGTCTGCGAGTGTCAGGAATCGGGGCATGACACCATTTTGCCACCGTTGACGTGGCACGGTGCGGTTATCCACAGTTTGCGGCTGTTTGCTCCCGGATCTTCCTCCCGCATCTTCCGTACGGCCCGGCTGGAAGCAACAATGATGGAGTCCGGCCCGCACGGGCCGGAGGGCGACTACAGGGGGAGCAGGACGCATGAGCGTAGGCACGACGGCGGCAGCGGGTGCCCGGCTGAAGAAGCCATCATGGAAAGACCCCCGGCTCCTCATCGGGATCCTGCTCGTACTCGCCTCGGTCGCCGGCGTCGTTGCGCTGGTGGGCGCCGCGGACCAGACCACGGAGGCCTATGCGGCGCGTGAGCCGATCGCCGTCGGCGAGAAGCTGACTACGGACAAGCTGCACCGGGTCAAGGTCCGCCTTGGTGACGTCGAGGAGCACTATCTGACGCCGGAGACCGGAGTGGGCGGGGGGCTGGTCGCCGTCCAACGGATCGGCAAGGACCAGCTGCTGCCGCGCGAAAGCCTGGGACAGCCCGACGCACTGGACCGCAAACCCGTGGCCGTCACGGTCGAGGAGAGCCTGCCGGCCCAGGCCGTGCCAGGCTCGCGGGTGGATGTCTGGGTCGCCCTGCCGGATACCAGGAACGGCTTCGGCCAGCCCACGCTGCTGCTGCCGGGGGCAGAGGTCGCGCAGCTCACCCAGGGCAGCACGGCCCTGGGGTCATCCCGGTCCACCGTTGTGATGGTGCTCGTTCAGGACGATCAGATGCCGAAACTGCTCGGAGCGCAGGCCAACAAGGCCAAGATCTCCGTCGTCTGGAATCCGGGCGGTGCGTCGCGATGAGCATCCCAGTGGTGACGGTCGGGCGCACCCGCGAGGACCTGGTCGGCGGACTGGAACGGCTCCACGGCCCGGTGTCCGTCGTCCGCAGGTGCAGCGAACTTGCCGAACTGCTCGCAGCCTGCCAGAGCGGGCTGGCCCGCGCCGCTGTTGTGGCGGACGGCAGCCGGGAACTGACCGCGTCGCTGGTTGACCGGTTGTCCGCCGTCGGCGTTGTTGTCCTGGCCCTGACGGACAACCCCGCGGAGATGGCCAGGCTCCGTGGGATCGGCGTGGGGACCGAGCCGCCGGGGGTCGATGCCGGAGCCCTTGCCGCCCGGATCTCGGCGGCCGTCGCGCAGCTCACCGGCGCCGGGCTCCGGCCGCGGCCGGCCGCCGACAGTGCCTTTCCGGACGACGGGGCCCGACTGCAGACTCCCGGCGGCCCGGGCGCCGTGCCGGGTACCTCAGGAAAGGGACAGATCATTGCGGTGTGGGGCCCTGCGGGTTCGCCGGGCAGGACCCTGGTGGCGGCGAACATCGCCGGGGAACTGGCGGCCGAGGGCAAATCCGTGCTCCTGGTCGATGCCGACAGCTATGGCGCCAGCGTGGCCGCCATGCTGGGGCTGCTGGATGAGGCAGCCGGGGTGGCCCAGGCCTGCCGGCTGGCGGACCAGGGGCTGCTCGACGGCGAGGCCTTGCTCAGGATCGCTACTCCCGTGGCGACAAAATCGGGGACGTTCCGGGTGCTCACCGGCATCACCCGGGCGGACCGGTGGACGGAACTCCGGGCCGCCGCGCTCTCCCTGGTGCTGGAGCGGGCGCGGGAGATCGCCGAGGTGACGGTGGTGGACACCGGTTTCTGCCTTGAGGCCGACGAGGAACTGAGTTTTGACACCATGGCGCCGCGCCGGAATGCCGCGACGCTGAGGAGCCTGGAGCTGGCGGATACCGTTTTTGCCGTGGGATCAGCCGATTCCGTCGGCGTGCCGAGGCTGGTCCGGGGACTGGCCGAGCTGGAAACCGCGGTCCCGCAGGTGTCCCCGATAGTCGTGATGAACAAGGTCCGGGCCGCCGCCGTGGGCCGCTCCCCGGAGCGGCAACTGACGGACGCCTGGGAACGCTACGGCCCCGGGCCGGCGCTGTCGGCGTTCCTGCCGGCGGACCCTGCCGCGAGCGACGCCGCGCTGCTGTCCGGCTCACTGCTGCTGGAGACAGCCCCGGAATCGGGACTTCGGAAAGCCATCGCAAATCTGGTTTGTGCACCTGCACAGCGGAATCGCAAATCCTCTGTCTTTACTTCC from Arthrobacter sp. PAMC25564 encodes:
- a CDS encoding P-loop NTPase, with amino-acid sequence MSIPVVTVGRTREDLVGGLERLHGPVSVVRRCSELAELLAACQSGLARAAVVADGSRELTASLVDRLSAVGVVVLALTDNPAEMARLRGIGVGTEPPGVDAGALAARISAAVAQLTGAGLRPRPAADSAFPDDGARLQTPGGPGAVPGTSGKGQIIAVWGPAGSPGRTLVAANIAGELAAEGKSVLLVDADSYGASVAAMLGLLDEAAGVAQACRLADQGLLDGEALLRIATPVATKSGTFRVLTGITRADRWTELRAAALSLVLERAREIAEVTVVDTGFCLEADEELSFDTMAPRRNAATLRSLELADTVFAVGSADSVGVPRLVRGLAELETAVPQVSPIVVMNKVRAAAVGRSPERQLTDAWERYGPGPALSAFLPADPAASDAALLSGSLLLETAPESGLRKAIANLVCAPAQRNRKSSVFTSTAKRRAKG
- a CDS encoding helix-turn-helix domain-containing protein, which produces MPRFLTLADVAEQLQINSPAAYALVRSGELKAIQVGGRGQWRVEETMLEQYIQERYAEASRMIEEAKSKSV